Within Pseudomonas alloputida, the genomic segment TCGGCGGCATGCTCACCGCGCCTTTGCTCTCACTATTTGTAATCCCTGCGGCTTACTGGCTCGTCAGGCGCCGCGGACTCGCTGTACACGATAACCCCCAAACAGGAGTAACCCGATGAAGAAGCTACTGATCAGCGCTGGCCTGGTGTTCGCCGTTGCGGCGGCGGTGCAGGCCCAAGACATGTATGGCACGGATATGAAGAATATGCCCATGGAAGGCAACGAGACCCAAGGCAGCCAGGCGGCTCCGACTGCATCGGCTGAGGGCACCATCAAAGCTTTGGAACCAGGTAAAGTTACCTTGGCGCATGGACCAGTATCAGCCCTGAAATGGCCGGCAATGACCATGGGCTTCAGCGCTACCGAGCAGCAACTCAAGGGACTCAAGGTAGGCGACAAGGTCAGCTTCGATTTCCGAATGAATGGGGGCACAGCGACGATCGTAGGTATTCGCAAGCAGTGACGGATTGACTTCTAACCCTGCCTATTAGAGCTGATAGGCAGGGTCATTTAGCCAAACTTTGGAAAAAGTGCTGCCGCAATTCCTGACCGCGCCGCCTTCAGCTCTGTGCCTCGGGACGCTAGTTGGTCTTTGCGCTCTGTAGCCGGGATGCATTCAGATCAGAGTAGTAGCTGACGTTTGAGCAGAGATCTTCGTGCATCACGATCTATATGGGTCGAAAGCGGACAGGGCATCGCAAAGTCATCCAACTGCCTGAGTTATCCGAACGCCAAAAAGGATTCCACCGAGCTTGTCGACAAGAAAACCCGCGACAACTCAGAGTGTTATCCGAGCAAACAGACTTTGGATACCCTATTCCCGCTAGAAACACTGCCGCTGAAACCCTCCTGGCATGTAGCTCCTTCGTCCTACGCTTCAGCCTCTATGACCCCCACCCAACCTTTCGCGCAGGTGCGGAACGAACCTAGGCGTAACGCGGGTATAAGCTTCGTAGGCAGCGCCAAACTGCTTGTGCATTTCCCGCTCTTCGGAAACCGCCAAACGCCCGTACATCACCAGCAACACCGGGAACATTGCCAGCGTCAGCAGCGTCGGCCACTGAAGGAGAAAGCCCAGAAGAATCAGCACAAATGCCACGTACTGCGGATGTCTGATCCAGCCATATGGCCCGACCGTTGCAAGTGAATGGCGGCGTTGCGCGTGATATAGCACGTTCCAGGCGGCAGAAAGCAAATAGAAGCCGAAACCCAGGAATAGGTAACTGGCAATGTGCAAAACACTGAAGTGTGGGTTGCCCTGGTCACCGAGCAACGTCGACCACAGATGGCCGGATTCGTGGGAAAGCAGATCAAGGTTGGGGAACCTGGCCTGCAACCAGCCTGACAACAGATAGATCGTCAGGGGGAAGCCATACATTTCCACAAACAGGGCAACGATGAAGGCCGAGAATGCACCGAAGCTCCTCCAGTCTCTCGCCGTTGCCGGCTTGAAGAAACTGAAGGCAAACATGATGAAGATCGCGGAGTTGATGAAAACCAGCGACCAGAGGCCATACGCGCTTTCACCATGATTCATGATGGATCTCCCGGCTTATGGATATCAGCCTTATCGGAGGGGGCCGGTTTGCTCTGGCCCTGGTGATGGTGTCCCCCATGCCCTCGATGCATGAAGACATGCATCAGCGGACAGGCGAGCAACAACAGATAAGGCAGGGCTCCAACGACATGGACAAGGTGCTCGGTGAGCAGGAAGTAGACGGCGACCCCGCCGATTACCACCAGGCCGATTGCGTAGCGTGAACGCCAGAAACTGGGTGGTGAGCCGTTTTCATCGAAGTGAGGGTTCATAGCGACTCCTGGGAAAGGAGATGGGTTACTTCGATGCAGGAGATGGCATGCGGTCCATCATCATCTGCATCATCGACTCCATCATGTCCATGCGCTTTTCCATCATCTGGTGGCGGGCGGCCATATCCCCGCCCATGCCGCCATGCATGCCCCCCATTTCAGGCATGCCACCCTCCATGGACTTCATCATGGCTATGCCATTTTTCATCAGCGCCATATGCTCGGCCATCAACGCCTGACGGGCTTCCGGCGTTTTGGCTGCAGCCATCTTTTCGTGCATGGCTTGCATGGCCTTCATTTGCTGGTCCATCGCCGCCATTTGCCCTTTGTCCATTGGCTGAGAAGGCGTCTTCTCGGTAGCCGCCGCGCTTGGTGCATCGGCCGGTTGATGTGTCGAGTGTTCATCGGTGTTTTGCGCCATGGCGCCCACGGACGCTGCGGCCAAACAAAGTCCGATCAGTAAATTTCGAACGTTGTTCATCATCATCTCCTTAGCACTGTTTTAAAGCCGGATGCCTTGGTCTGGGCGCCAGGCCTCACCTGGCACGACAAGCAAATTACTGCGCCGGCGTGAATGCTCATTTTTCGCCTCGTGCTCGGGTTGTACACCGACGGGCTATTGGGCACTCGGCGGCTCGAAGCTGATCCCGTTTGGCCCGGCGCCAACCTTATGGGTAGCAACGACCTTACGGCTGCTCGTATCGATGACAGATACGGTGCCCGCTTCAATATTGCTGACAAACACATAAGCGCCGTCGCTGCTGATGGCCACACCATGGGCACCCTTGCCGGTGGTCACGGTGCCCAGGCTGCTACGCGTCTGGAGATCTACGATGGAGACTCGGTCGTCCGGATTCTGGCCGCTGCCCTGATTCGCGACATAGACCTGGCGACCGTCAACGGTGGCCATCATCTGGATTGGCGTGCGGCCAACATCAACCTTGCTGATCACCTTGCGTCTGGCTGTGTCGATGATGCCAAGCTGATTTGTCGCACTGAGCGAGACGAATGCCAGGCGACCGTCAGGGGCAAAGCCGACCTGGACAGGGCCTTTGCCCACGGGAATCTGCGCGGTTTCTTTGAGTGTGACGACATCGATAAGCGATACGCTGTCGCTCTTCATGTTCGCGATATAGAGTGTCCGGCCATCAGGGCTCAAGCGCAGCCCATGGGGATAACGCCCAGTTGGAATACCGGGCAACTCGATTCGCTGCTCAAGGTCAAATACTCGCACCTGGTTGGCAGCGGAATCGGTCACAAAAGCTCGCAGCCCGGTGACGTCGGTGACCACATGAGCCGGGTGATCGCCTGCCGGGAAGCTGAACGGTGGCCTGTCCAGCGCGCTGGTACTGAACACCAGCAACTGCCCACCGGGCTTTTCACCGCTCGAATGCCCCGCATGTCCAGCCACTCCAACAACCAGAAGCAAGCTGCCGTCGGGCGAAACCTGTAGGTTGTGGGGTGCGATCGGCAATGCGACCGTGCTCACATCACCTGTCGCAAGATTTACCTGGCTAATGGAAGCGGACCGTTCATTGGCCGTGTAGACGTTACCCGTAGGGTTTGCCATGACCAGCCCCAGAGGGATGAGCAGGGATATCCCCAAGGCCATAGAACTAAACCGCTTGGCAGTCATCATTGTGAATGAGCTCCAACGAGGGGCCGGGGTATGTGAGCCAGGCTGGCCTATACATTTACTCAAGATAAACACCAATCGCGAAGCATTTTCTTGATCAGCGTCAACGTCCACGGCTTGACTTGGCGCTGGGTGATCGAAGGCCGTCCATTTCTTGGGGAGTATTGCTGGCTATCCCGACCCGGAGTCAGTCGACATCAGGCTGTATATGAAGAAACCGCGCCATGAAACATGGCACGGCGGCTTGCCATCTGAGCGGTAACGAGACTTAGCGACTGACTTTGGTTGGGTAACCAAGCGCCTGGACCAGTGCACCGACGCGTTCCGCCTCGATGTTGCTTTGGACACTCACTGTACCGGCAGCACGATCAACGATCACCTTCGCGTCGCCATCGGCAGCCTGGATGGCCTTGGTGATCTTGTTGACACAACTGCCACATCCCATACCGGAAACTTCCAAAACGAACATAGCGGGCCTCTCATGTTGGTACGGCTTTTCTCGCCGCTTTTACAGCTTCAACCTTGACACGATGACAAGGTCAAGGCCCGGTCAAGGGATTTATCTTCGCCCTGAAATCTTGTCCAACTCCTCTGGCGGCGGACCCTGCTGCATCACAATTGTCCCTTACGATCTTGGCAGAAGATGGCGGACGTCGCAGTTGCCCGATGTCCTCCATCAGGACCAGATTGGCGCCGAACTCGCGGACATACCCGCTAAGGCCAAAGCCCTAGACAGTCAGTCATATGGATCAGGCGTTGAAACGCTGATGGCGGAACTTCCTCTCATAGGTTGCGGTGTGCCCATTTCAGTCTGTGACTACGCGCTTCAGTCGCAGTGCGTTGAACACCACGGAAGCCGAACTTACGCTCATGGCCAATGCCGCAATCATCGGTGACAATAGATGGCCGGTAAGCGGGTAGAACAAACCTGCCGCCAGCGGTATGCCCATAGCGTTGTAGAAAAATGCGAAGCCCAAGTTTTGACGCATGTTCTTCACCGTGGCCACGGATAGTGTTCTGGCCCGCAGGATGCCCATCAGGTCGCCCTTGACCAGCGTCAACTGGGAGCTGTTCATGGCAACATCGGTGCCAGTTCCCATGGCGATCCCAACATCAGCCCGGGCCAGCGCGGGGGCATCGTTGATCCCATCTCCTGCCATGGCAACCCGGCGCTTATCGCCCTGCAGGAGCGCCACCAGTTGCTCCTTGTCCTCGGGCTTCACTTCTCCGTGGACTTCCTCGATGCCGAGTTGTTTCGCGACCGCACGTGCCGTAGTCAGACCGTCGCCGGTGGCCATGATGACCTTCACATTTTCTGCCTGTAACCGGGTTACCGCCTCCTTGGAGGTGGGTTTGACCGGATCGGACACCGCTAGCAGGCCAGCGAGCACGCCATCGACGGCCAGGTACATGATGCTCATGCCTTCCAGACGTAGCTGCTCGGCGCGGTCTCGCAACGGACTGGTGTCGAGGCCAGCCTCTTCCATCAAGGTCGTGTTGCCAAGCTGCAGCCGTTTGCCGTCCACCTGGCCACGTACACCGATCCCAGAGCCCGACTCAAACGTCTCTGGCTTGGACAAGCTGTGTCCATGCGCTCGCGCATGATCGACAATCGCATGTGCCAGCGGGTGCTCGCTGCCTTGGTCCAGGCTGGCGGCAAGGCGCAAGACTTCGGGTGGCATGAACTGCCCGGTACCGACCACACTATGAAATACTGGCCGGCCCTCGGTGAGGGTCCCGGTCTTGTCGACGATCAGCGTGTCGATCTTGCAGAGGTTCTCGATAGCACTGGCGTCTCGGAAGAGCACGCCACTGCTGGCAGCCTTCCCGG encodes:
- a CDS encoding copper-binding protein — encoded protein: MKKLLISAGLVFAVAAAVQAQDMYGTDMKNMPMEGNETQGSQAAPTASAEGTIKALEPGKVTLAHGPVSALKWPAMTMGFSATEQQLKGLKVGDKVSFDFRMNGGTATIVGIRKQ
- a CDS encoding methyltransferase family protein translates to MNHGESAYGLWSLVFINSAIFIMFAFSFFKPATARDWRSFGAFSAFIVALFVEMYGFPLTIYLLSGWLQARFPNLDLLSHESGHLWSTLLGDQGNPHFSVLHIASYLFLGFGFYLLSAAWNVLYHAQRRHSLATVGPYGWIRHPQYVAFVLILLGFLLQWPTLLTLAMFPVLLVMYGRLAVSEEREMHKQFGAAYEAYTRVTPRFVPHLRERLGGGHRG
- a CDS encoding DUF2933 domain-containing protein translates to MNPHFDENGSPPSFWRSRYAIGLVVIGGVAVYFLLTEHLVHVVGALPYLLLLACPLMHVFMHRGHGGHHHQGQSKPAPSDKADIHKPGDPS
- a CDS encoding cytochrome D1 domain-containing protein, coding for MMTAKRFSSMALGISLLIPLGLVMANPTGNVYTANERSASISQVNLATGDVSTVALPIAPHNLQVSPDGSLLLVVGVAGHAGHSSGEKPGGQLLVFSTSALDRPPFSFPAGDHPAHVVTDVTGLRAFVTDSAANQVRVFDLEQRIELPGIPTGRYPHGLRLSPDGRTLYIANMKSDSVSLIDVVTLKETAQIPVGKGPVQVGFAPDGRLAFVSLSATNQLGIIDTARRKVISKVDVGRTPIQMMATVDGRQVYVANQGSGQNPDDRVSIVDLQTRSSLGTVTTGKGAHGVAISSDGAYVFVSNIEAGTVSVIDTSSRKVVATHKVGAGPNGISFEPPSAQ
- a CDS encoding heavy-metal-associated domain-containing protein; translation: MFVLEVSGMGCGSCVNKITKAIQAADGDAKVIVDRAAGTVSVQSNIEAERVGALVQALGYPTKVSR